In Candidatus Manganitrophus morganii, the genomic window GAAAATCGATGCGGCGGGAAAACTCGTCGTCCCCGGACTCATCGACCTGCACAGCCATCTGCGCGAGCCGGGGTTCGAATATAAAGAAACGGTCGCGACGGCGACCGCCGCGGCGGCCGCGGGGGGCTTCACCACCATTTGCGCGATGCCGAACACCAACCCGATCAACGACAACCAATCGGTCACCGAATTCATCCTTGAGCGGGCGAAGGCGGAGGGAAAAGTGCATGTCCTCCCGGTCGGGGCGATCACGAAGGGATCGAAAGGGGAGGAGCTGGCGGAGATCGGGGAGCTGGTCGCCGCCGGATGTGTCGCCCTCTCCGACGACGGCCGGCCGGTGATGAACAGCGAGCTGATGCGCCGGGCGATGGAGTATGCGAAGATCTTCGACGTGCCGGTGATCGATCACTGCGAAGACCTCAACCTCTCGGCCGGCGGGGTGATGTTCGAGGGGGAGGTCTCGACCGCGCTCGGGTTGAAGGGGATTCCGGCCGCCTCGGAGACGGTGATGGTGGCGCGCGACATCGCCCTCGCCGAGCTGACCGGCGCGAAAGTCCATCTCGCCCACATCAGCTGCGGCGGCTCGGTCCACCTGATTCGCGAGGCGAAGCGGCGGGGGATCGCGGTGACGGCGGAGACCTGTCCGCACTATTTTACCCTGACCGACGACCGGGTGCGGGGCTTCGACGCCAATGCCAAGATGAAGCCCCCCTTGGCGACCCGGCGCGACCTG contains:
- a CDS encoding dihydroorotase; the protein is MTERILIQGGRIIDPAAGRDAVGDLLIEEGTVREIGPRLSVKGSCQKIDAAGKLVVPGLIDLHSHLREPGFEYKETVATATAAAAAGGFTTICAMPNTNPINDNQSVTEFILERAKAEGKVHVLPVGAITKGSKGEELAEIGELVAAGCVALSDDGRPVMNSELMRRAMEYAKIFDVPVIDHCEDLNLSAGGVMFEGEVSTALGLKGIPAASETVMVARDIALAELTGAKVHLAHISCGGSVHLIREAKRRGIAVTAETCPHYFTLTDDRVRGFDANAKMKPPLATRRDLEAVRAGLADGTIDAIATDHAPHAAQEKECEIDHAPFGIIGLETAFSLSLMLVEEGLLTLPALIQKMTENPARIIGKKIGRLGIGDRADVTLIDPAAEWVVDAGDFKSKSKNSPFIGWKMNGRIAGIVLSGVWKPADAEARR